A genomic window from Glycine max cultivar Williams 82 chromosome 17, Glycine_max_v4.0, whole genome shotgun sequence includes:
- the LOC100790179 gene encoding GRIP and coiled-coil domain-containing protein 2 isoform X4 — MQEADGLDMKKSYQSTDAVIDGQKQLPLSEVGESDQYLSGIALDKTRVEEASHEAEQLGKSIELLSSHELPRGTNEFDPARPLDVSYVYDANSINLLQLGEIIKGLNEEECRFLLEARGAVSDLNPLASSSVLSDNDISEAFQSLKEELFIANLMKNIFNTQLAEQLEFDDQRRQLVDEISQLRASHNQVNEKNQQLTEELANCRVELHDISSKNVELQNQFNAAMAEVEALSARVVDLQNSFDVSQKDSLELSTELADCRDLISSLQVEKKDMNETLDLTIAEKNELVEEKEFHLCESKNLATELADFKRLMEGVKVENSNLIDRISLVTEERNKIEAEIEHLRHEIDRLSLDLVENKDFVASLQSENSNLNGNLALSADKIKNLEDENQRLSSQIIVLNEQLSTEKGEQMRFEGDLKEAAERLEQISKENVFLNDTLNRHKAKIEEIGKERSQLVSQSRDLGNQVHVAREHEIAIIEDSLCMDQDPDEVFDDSHGFVSLNASLDEVEKVLVKLEKAIDELHSQSVSSSRSGEKVSSPVVSKLIQAFESKVQEDEHETETRDSSDVQSSSNSFMLTKRQIGDLKKLLSKWKLDVQIAGKLFKGERDDRKTGDAKYSDLKDQFEQLKQHCSDLEASNIELAVQYETAKQLLGDIQEKKCLLEEFYDALKQEDTCLKAKNNEFYEKLGYCQSKISELHTEMNDVKQISNDMASTVGSQLENLQKEVTERAMLLEHGWNMTIAPIVELVGKLKESVGGTLCTTVSSDAHGNSDISHQLEVSVNAAAEMIFDLRKKLEASYSEHEIVCTSYKEMNSKCDDLLGRNELALSLLHKMYSDLRKLVHGNGGTMDEDKIDLQSEALPDLLNYNSYQPILKHLGNILAEKLELESVTKEIKSELMHRETEMEELKMKCLGLDSVSKLIEDVAGMLNADISKIDINKSPLSCLDSLVSSLVQKTREAEIQYHTTKEGYGSKEMELAELKEKMHYLDTLCLENENEILVLKGSLHQAEEALTVARSELHKKANELEHSEQRVCSIREKLSIAVAKGKGLVVQRDGLKQSLAETSSELERCLQELQLKDTRLHEVETKLKTYAEAGERVEALESELSYIRNSSNALRESFLLKDSMLQRIEEILEDLDLPEQFHSRDIIEKIDWLASSVSGNSLPMNDWEQKEAVGGGSYSDAGYVVTDSWKDDSQLQPDSDDFRKKIEELQSKYYGLAEQNEMLEQSLMERNSLVQRWEELVNRVEMPSHLQSMETEDKIECIGSALTEANHHIDSMQLKIEKYDSYCGLLNADLQESQRTVSALQEDLSALTSEREHLSEKMESLVYEYEKLSLQTREAELENGKLHDEITSLKDKLEHKTAIEEQIFTIDYKIRKLRDLIGDALSESETENMVFGSANIDSLEELLGKLVEKLNMERKLSAQTREAELENQKLQTEISSLKDKLEQKAAIEEQIFTIDGKIRKLQDLVGDALSESETENLVSCSANIDSLEELLRKLIENHAKLSSMKPAYGVVGDGLHSQKGDATVHEERSIDVHDEEAADMDRYKRDLEESLNELIHVKEERNRSLEKQISLSGEVEALTKRIEELQGLLNQEEQKSASFSEKLSGEVETLTKRNEELQGLLSQEEQKSASVREKLSGEVETLAKRIEELQGLLNQEEQKSASVREKLNVAVRKGKSLVQQRDSLKQTIEEMTVEMEHLKSEIYNRENTLAEHEQKLRLLSTYPDRLEALESDSLLLKKHLEETEHHLQEHEYSLKLILNKLDEIEVGGEGHISDPVKKLEWVGKLCSDLHSAVASLEQESRKSKRASELLLAELNEVQERNDSFQEELAKVNAELVDLRRERDSAEAAKLEMFAHLEKLSALHEEGKKSHFSDIMELKSSLNQVCKSFDEVQNLLSNAFFLDLESYRKVEASLESCMKGNNDKNVVDSSVTKERDGILHWSSANKKSSVSADPWSDFDRIDHYDDNTIVEISRLFGHQLQELMLEVSSLKERINMHSSLTQEQDKTLSKLMASIQREMTSQKESCETMKKQVSERDGELIALRGNVACLYDACINFVIVLENEKAELVGRKVESADLGINLETPSFDDGISEECIKTLTDRLLLAAKGFASIRTEFLDANLKEMKATITNFQRELQEKDVQRDRICSELVKQIKDAEAAANSYSQDLQAFRLQEHNLKKEVEAIEAERKILENRVNELQDRQETAAELEEKKRSQTDLLAAKDQEIEALMHALDEEETQMEELTNKIVDFEMVVQQKNQEIENLESSRGKVMKKLSITVSKFDELHHLSASLLSEVEKLQSQLQERDTEISFLRQEVTRCTNDVLLASQMSNQSSDEIFEFLMWVDTIVSHDGVHDIYPDMKSNSKVHECKEILHKKLTSLLSELENLREVAESKDAMLQIERSKVEELSHKTVTLETSLHEKELQLNLLEGVEDTGKGAGTSSEIVEVKPAMNDWSPSGAFVTPQVRSLRKGNSDHVAIAVDVDPGSTSRIEDEEDDKVHGFKSLTTSTIVPRFTRPLTDLIDGLWVSCDRTLMRQPVLRLGIIIYWAIMHALLAFFVV, encoded by the exons ATGCAGGAAGCTGATGGTTTGGACATGAAGAAATCTTATCAAAGCACTGATGCTGTGATTGATGGTCAAAAGCAGCTTCCTTTGTCTGAGGTTGGTGAGAGTGACCAGTATCTTTCAGGAATTGCTTTGGACAAGACTAGAGTTGAGGAGGCATCTCATGAAGCTGAGCAACTAGGCAAGTCAATTGAATTACTCTCCTCTCACGAGCTGCCAAGGGGAACTAATGAGTTTGATCCAGCCAGACCATTGGATGTCTCCTATGTTTATGATGCAAACTCAATTAATCTCTTGCAGCTGGGTGAAATTATAAAGGGGCTTAATGAAGAAGAGTGTCGGTTTCTGCTCGAGGCAAGAGGAGCAGTCTCTGATTTGAATCCTTTAGCCAGTAGTTCAGTTCTATCAGACAATGACATTTCAGAAGCATTTCAGAGTCTCAAAGAAGAATTGTTCATTgcaaacttaatgaaaaatatatttaacactCAACTAGCTGAACAACTGGAGTTTGATGATCAGCGTCGCCAGTTGGTTGATGAAATATCTCAGCTCCGTGCTTCTCATAATCAAGTTAATGAGAAGAATCAACAACTTACTGAAGAACTTGCTAATTGCCGTGTTGAACTACATGATATTTCTAGCAAGAATGTAGAActacaaaatcaatttaatgcTGCCATGGCTGAGGTGGAAGCTCTTTCTGCCAGAGTGGTTGATCTGCAGAATAGTTTTGACGTGTCCCAAAAAGATTCATTGGAATTGTCCACAGAGTTGGCTGACTGCAGAGACTTGATCTCAAGTTTACAGGTGGAAAAGAAGGACATGAATGAAACACTTGATTTGACGATTGCTGAGAAAAATGAACTTGTGGAGGAGAAGGAATTTCATCTATGTGAAAGTAAGAATCTGGCAACTGAATTAGCTGACTTCAAGAGATTGATGGAAGGAGTAAAAGTTGAGAATTCCAACTTAATTGACAGGATCTCTTTGGTGACTGAAGAGAGGAATaagattgaagcagaaattgAGCATCTCAGACATGAGATCGATAGGCTGTCATTAGATTtggttgaaaataaagattttgtgGCAAGTCTACAGTCAGAAAATTCCAACTTAAATGGTAACCTTGCATTGTCAGCTGATAAGATTAAAAATCTCgaagatgaaaatcaaagacTCTCTTCTCAAATCATTGTCCTAAATGAGCAATTGTCTACAGAAAAGGGGGAACAAATGAGGTTTGAAGGTGACCTTAAAGAAGCCGCAGAGCGCCTGGAACAAATTTCCAAGGAAAATGTGTTTCTCAATGACACTTTGAATAGGCACAAGGCCAAGATAGAAGAAATTGGAAAGGAGCGCAGCCAACTGGTATCTCAATCTAGGGACCTTGGAAATCAAGTTCATGTTGCACGTGAGCATGAAATTGCTATTATTGAAGATTCTCTGTGTATGGATCAGGATCCAGATGAAGTCTTTGATGATTCTCATGGGTTTGTTTCATTGAATGCTTCCTTGGATGAGGTGGAGAAAGTTCTGGTGAAGCTTGAAAAGGCAATCGATGAGTTGCATTCTCAATCAGTATCCTCCAGCAGGTCCGGTGAAAAAGTTTCTTCGCCTGTGGTATCAAAATTGATACAGGCTTTTGAATCAAAAGTACAAGAAGATGAGCATGAGACAGAAACAAGGGATTCCAGTGATGTTCAGTCATCATCAAACTCATTTATGTTAACCAAAAGGCAAATTGGAGATTTGAAAAAATTGCTTTCGAAGTGGAAGCTGGATGTTCAGATTGCGGGTAAATTATTCAAGGGGGAGCGAGATGATCGGAAAACTGGTGATGCGAAGTACAGTGATCTCAAGGACCAGTTTGAACAATTGAAGCAACATTGCTCGGATTTGGAAGCATCCAACATTGAACTTGCAGTTCAATATGAAACTGCAAAGCAACTTCTGGGTGATATTCAAGAAAAGAAATGCCTGCTTGAGGAATTCTATGATGCTTTAAAGCAAGAAGATACCTGTCTCAAagctaaaaataatgaattttatgaGAAGCTTGGCTACTGTCAGTCCAAAATTAGTGAATTGCATACTGAAATGAATGATGTgaaacaaatttcaaatgatATGGCTTCTACTGTTGGCAGTCAACTGGAAAATTTGCAGAAGGAGGTGACAGAGAGGGCAATGCTACTTGAGCATGGCTGGAATATGACTATTGCCCCGATTGTTGAGTTAGTTGGGAAGCTGAAAGAATCAGTTGGTGGAACTTTGTGCACAACTGTTTCTTCTGATGCTCATGGCAACTCGGATATCAGTCATCAGTTAGAAGTTTCAGTTAATGCAGCTGCTGAAATGATTTTTGATCTGCGGAAGAAACTTGAAGCTTCTTATTCGGAACATGAAATAGTGTGCACATCATATAAAGAAATGAATTCAAAATGTGATGATCTGCTTGGGAGGAATGAATTGGCTCTTAGTCTATTGCATAAGATGTACAGTGACCTGAGGAAACTTGTGCATGGTAATGGTGGCACTATGGATGAAGATAAGATAGATTTACAAAGTGAAGCGCTGCCTGATCTTCTGAACTATAATAGCTATCAGCCCATCTTGAAACATCTTGGGAATATATTGGCCGAGAAGCTGGAACTTGAGTCTGTTACCAAGGAGATTAAGTCAGAATTGATGCACAGGGAAACAGAAATGGAAGAATTGAAGATGAAGTGCCTTGGTTTAGATTCTGTTAGTAAGCTAATAGAAGATGTGGCGGGCATGCTGAATGCGGACATTTCAAAGATCGATATAAATAAATCACCCCTTTCTTGCTTAGATTCATTAGTCTCTAGTCTTGTACAGAAAACCAGAGAGGCTGAAATCCAGTATCACACAACTAAAGAAGGATATGGATCTAAGGAGATGGAATTGGCtgaattgaaggaaaaaatgCATTATCTAGACACACTTTGTCttgagaatgaaaatgaaatcctTGTTCTGAAGGGAAGCTTACATCAGGCTGAGGAAGCTCTTACTGTTGCTCGTTCTGAATTGCACAAGAAAGCAAATGAACTTGAGCATTCAGAACAGCGGGTGTGCTCCATTCGGGAGAAACTTAGCATAGCTGTTGCCAAGGGGAAAGGGTTGGTTGTACAGCGAGATGGCCTCAAGCAATCCTTGGCAGAGACATCCAGTGAATTGGAGAGATGCTTGCAAGAGTTACAGTTGAAAGATACAAGGCTTCACGAGGTTGAAACGAAACTTAAGACATATGCAGAGGCTGGTGAACGTGTTGAAGCTCTGGAATCTGAGCTTTCTTATATCCGTAATTCATCTAATGCTTTGAGAGAGTCATTTCTTCTTAAAGATTCAATGCTTCAGAGGATAGAGGAAATATTGGAAGACCTAGATCTGCCAGAGCAGTTTCATTCCAGAGATATAATTGAAAAGATTGATTGGTTGGCTAGTTCAGTTTCGGGAAACTCATTGCCAATGAATGATTGGGAACAGAAGGAAGCTGTGGGAGGAGGCTCATACTCTGATGCTGGTTATGTTGTCACGGATTCATGGAAAGATGATAGTCAGCTACAACCAGATTCagatgattttagaaaaaaaattgaggagtTGCAGAGTAAGTATTATGGGTTGGCTGAGCAAAATGAAATGCTGGAGCAATCATTGATGGAAAGAAACAGCTTAGTTCAGAGATGGGAAGAGCTTGTAAATAGGGTTGAAATGCCTTCACATTTGCAGTCTATGGAGACGGAGGATAAGATTGAATGTATAGGTAGTGCGCTTACTGAGGCTAATCATCATATAGATTCAATGCAGCTGAAGATTGAAAAATATGATAGCTATTGTGGATTGCTAAATGCCGATCTGCAAGAGTCTCAAAGGACAGTGTCTGCTCTTCAAGAAGACCTTAGTGCTCTTACATCTGAAAGAGAGCACCTTTCTGAGAAAATGGAGTCTTTGGTGTATGAGTATGAGAAACTATCATTGCAGACAAGGGAGGCTGAACTTGAGAATGGAAagctgcatgatgaaataactAGTTTGAAGGATAAATTGGAACACAAAACTGCAATTGAAGAACAAATTTTCACTATTGATTACAAGATCAGAAAGTTGCGAGACTTAATTGGTGATGCCTTGTCGGAATCTGAAACAGAAAATATGGTTTTCGGTAGTGCAAATATTGATTCCTTGGAAGAATTGCTGGGAAAGCTTGTAGAAAAGCTGAACATGGAAAGGAAACTATCAGCACAGACAAGAGAAGCTGAACTTGAGAATCAAAAGTTGCAAACTGAAATTTCTAGTTTGAAGGATAAATTGGAACAGAAAGCTGCAATTGAAGAACAAATTTTCACCATTGATGGTAAAATCAGAAAATTGCAAGACTTAGTTGGTGATGCCTTGTCAGAATCTGAAACAGAAAATTTGGTTTCTTGTAGTGCAAATATTGATTCCTTGGAAGAATTGCTGAGAAAGCTTATAGAAAATCATGCAAAGCTTTCATCAATGAAACCTGCATATGGGGTTGTAGGTGATGGACTCCATTCTCAAAAGGGTGATGCTACAGTTCATGAGGAAAGAAGTATAGATGTACATGATGAGGAGGCAGCAGATATGGATAGATATAAAAGAGATCTGGAGGAGTCTTTAAATGAATTGATACATGTGAAGGAGGAGAGAAATAGATCTTTGGAAAAGCAAATATCTTTATCAGGTGAAGTTGAAGCTCTGACTAAAAGAATTGAGGAATTGCAAGGGCTTCTTAATCAGGAGGAGCAGAAATCAGCTTCTTTTAGTGAGAAATTATCAGGTGAAGTTGAAACTCTGACTAAAAGAAATGAGGAATTGCAAGGGCTTCTTAGTCAGGAGGAGCAGAAATCAGCTTCTGTTAGAGAGAAGTTATCAGGTGAAGTTGAAACTCTGGCTAAAAGAATTGAGGAATTGCAAGGGCTTCTTAATCAGGAGGAGCAGAAATCAGCTTCTGTTAGGGAGAAGTTAAATGTTGCAGTCAGGAAAGGGAAGTCATTGGTGCAACAACGAGACAGTCTAAAGCAAACCATTGAAGAGATGACTGTTGAGATGGAGCACTTGAAATCTGAGATATACAACCGGGAAAACACTCTTGCAGAGCATGAACAGAAGTTGAGACTGTTGTCAACCTACCCAGATAGGTTAGAAGCTCTTGAATCTGACAGTTTGCTTCTGAAGAAACATTTGGAAGAAACTGAGCACCATTTGCAGGAGCATGAATATTCTCTGAAACTGATTTTGAATAAGTTAGATGAAATTGAGGTTGGTGGTGAAGGTCATATAAGTGATCCAGTGAAGAAATTGGAATGGGTTGGGAAGTTATGCTCTGATCTACATAGTGCTGTGGCATCTTTAGAACAAGAATCCAGGAAGTCTAAAAGAGCATCAGAACTACTCTTGGCAGAGTTAAATGAGGTTCAAGAAAGGAATGATAGTTTTCAGGAGGAGCTCGCAAAGGTGAATGCTGAACTTGTGGATCTCAGAAGAGAAAGGGATTCAGCTGAGGCTGCCAAACTGGAAATGTTTGCACATCTTGAAAAATTATCAGCCTTGCATGAGGAGGGAAAAAAGAGCCATTTTTCTGACATCATGGAATTAAAATCTAGTTTGAACCAAGTCTGCAAAAGCTTTGATGAGGTTCAGAATTTACTGTCTAATGCTTTTTTCTTGGATTTGGAATCTTATCGGAAAGTTGAGGCTAGTCTCGAGTCATGTATGAAAGGAAACAATGATAAAAATGTGGTGGATTCATCTGTCACCAAAGAACGTGATGGCATTTTACACTGGTCATCTGCTAATAAG AAGAGCTCTGTGTCTGCAGATCCTTGGTCAGATTTTGACAGAATTGACCACTATGATGATAATACTATTGTTGAAATTTCTCGTCTATTTGGGCATCAACTGCAAGAGCTCATGTTGGAGGTCAGTTCTCTTAAGGAAAGAATAAACATGCACTCAAGTTTGACACAGGAACAAGACAAAACTCTATCTAAACTAATGGCAAGTATTCAAAGGGAAATGACTTCCCAAAAAGAGTCGTGTGAAACCATGAAGAAACAAGTAAGTGAGCGAGATGGGGAACTTATTGCATTACGTGGGAACGTTGCCTGCCTTTATGATGCATGCATTAATTTTGTCATTGtacttgaaaatgaaaaagctGAACTGGTTGGAAGGAAGGTTGAATCTGCAGATCTAGGAATTAACTTGGAAACACCTTCATTTGATGATGGCATATCTGAGGAATGCATTAAAACCCTGACAGATAGACTGCTGTTGGCTGCAAAAGGTTTTGCTAGTATAAGAACTGAATTTTTAGATGCCAATCTAAAGGAAATGAAGGCTACTATAACAAATTTTCAGAGAGAGCTTCAGGAGaaggatgttcaaagagataGGATTTGCTCAGAACTGGTAAAACAGATCAAGGATGCTGAAGCTGCTGCAAACAGTTACTCTCAAGATCTTCAAGCTTTTAGGCTTCAAGAACATAATCTAAAGAAAGAGGTGGAAGCAATTGAGGCAGAAAGGAAGATACTGGAAAATAGAGTGAATGAACTGCAGGATAGACAAGAAACTGCAGCTGAATTAGAGGAGAAAAAGAGATCTCAAACTGATTTACTGGCTGCCAAAGATCAAG AAATCGAAGCACTAATGCATGCACTTGATGAGGAAGAAACGCAGATGGAAGAGTTGACAAATAAGATTGTGGATTTTGAAATGGTtgttcaacaaaagaatcaaGAGATTGAGAACCTTGAATCTTCTCGTGGTAAGGTTATGAAAAAGCTTTCCATAACTGTTAGCAAGTTTGATGAGCTTCACCACCTGTCTGCAAGTCTCCTTTCTGAAGTTGAAAAGCTCCAATCCCAGTTGCAAGAAAGAGATACTGAAATTTCTTTCTTGAGGCAAGAGGTTACTAGATGCACTAATGATGTTCTTCTTGCATCACAAATGAGCAACCAGAGTTCTGATGAGATCTTTGAGTTCTTGATGTGGGTTGACACAATTGTGTCTCATGATGGGGTGCATGATATATATCCTGATATGAAGAGCAACAGTAAGGTTCATGAATGCAAAGAAATACTTCATAAGAAGCTTACGTCTTTATTGTCAGAATTGGAGAATCTAAGGGAAGTTGCAGAAAGCAAGGATGCAATGTTGCAAATAGAAAGGAGCAAGGTAGAAGAACTGAGCCACAAAACAGTAACTCTTGAGACATCCTTACATGAGAaagaattgcaattgaatttgcTTGAAGGTGTGGAAGACACTGGAAAGGGAGCTGGCACAAGCTCAGAAATTGTGGAGGTAAAACCAGCG atgaaTGATTGGTCGCCATCTGGTGCTTTTGTAACACCTCAAGTTCGCAGTTTGCGCAAAGGCAATAGTGATCATGTTGCCATTGCTGTAGATGTAGACCCTGGTAGTACTAGTAGGATAGAAGATGAAGAGGACGACAAAG TCCATGGTTTCAAATCCCTCACAACATCCACAATTGTCCCAAGATTTACTAGACCTTTGACTGACTTGATTGATGGCTTGTG GGTTTCTTGTGATCGGACTCTAATGAGACAACCCGTCTTACGGCTTGGAATTATAATTTATTGGGCCATAATGCACGCACTCCttgcattttttgttgtttga